Proteins encoded by one window of Clostridium perfringens:
- a CDS encoding SDR family NAD(P)-dependent oxidoreductase: MDILSKSIKNKVVIVTGGTRGIGFATVKKFLDHGAKVALCGSRKETVDKALEELNHINPNYDAIGFYPNLLDSNEVKEMVDKVLEKWGTIDILINNAGVSDNKSIYTQSDEDFSKIIDINVKAIFNCTKAVSEIMKNKKYGVILNTSSVVSLYGQKTGVGYPTSKFAVNGLTKSLARELGRDGIRVNAVAPGIIATDMVAALDKKLVDQIAQNVPLGRVGEPEDIANAFLFLASDMASYISGEILSVDGSVVL; encoded by the coding sequence ATGGATATTTTATCAAAAAGCATAAAAAATAAGGTGGTTATAGTAACAGGTGGTACTAGAGGAATAGGATTTGCTACTGTGAAAAAATTTCTAGACCATGGTGCTAAGGTTGCTTTATGTGGTTCAAGAAAGGAAACTGTGGATAAAGCATTAGAAGAATTAAATCATATTAATCCTAATTATGATGCAATTGGATTTTATCCTAACTTATTAGATAGTAATGAAGTAAAAGAAATGGTAGATAAGGTTTTAGAAAAATGGGGAACTATAGATATACTTATAAATAATGCAGGAGTTAGTGATAATAAGTCAATATATACCCAAAGTGATGAGGATTTTTCAAAGATAATTGATATTAATGTGAAGGCTATTTTTAATTGCACAAAAGCTGTTTCAGAAATAATGAAAAATAAAAAATATGGAGTAATTTTAAATACTAGTTCTGTTGTAAGTTTATATGGACAAAAAACAGGAGTAGGATATCCTACATCTAAGTTTGCAGTAAATGGATTAACAAAGTCTTTAGCAAGGGAACTTGGAAGGGATGGAATAAGAGTAAATGCTGTAGCACCTGGAATTATTGCTACAGATATGGTTGCCGCTTTAGATAAGAAATTAGTAGATCAAATAGCTCAAAATGTACCTTTAGGAAGAGTTGGAGAGCCAGAAGACATAGCAAATGCTTTCTTATTCCTAGCCTCTGATATGGCAAGTTATATAAGTGGAGAAATATTATCTGTAGATGGTTCTGTAGTACTTTAA
- the mgtA gene encoding magnesium-translocating P-type ATPase: protein MKKRTEQKVISEVLINERLIKASKMSKENLLKEMKNTLNGYSKEEVERRIRKYGKNVISHEKGDSVLKRLIESFVNPFTVVLFILAIISAFTDIILQAPKDRSYSTVVIIITMVTISGILKFVQESKSNNSAEKLKDMIKVAATVERIGKKEIELSQIVPGDIVYLSAGDMIPADVRIISSKDLFVSQASLTGESEPVEKFSKEINSNINSPLESANLGFMGSNVISGSAICIVISTGDYTYFGSMANKITNDKVVTSFEKGVNSVSWLLIKFMMCMVPVVFFANGLTKGDWGESFLFALSVAVGLTPEMLPMIVTTNLAKGAVKMAKKKTVVKSLNSMQNFGAMDVLCTDKTGTLTEDKIVLQYHLDVQGNENERVLRHAFLNSFFQTGLKNLMDLAIIDEANKLNLSYLKEKYTKVDEIPFDFNRRRMSVVIKDKKGKTQLITKGAVEEMLKISSKVEYRGKVESLTEEIKKEILEIVERLNSQGMRVIAVSQKTNPSVESVFSAVDESNMVLMGYLAFLDPPKESTLSAIKALNENGVSVKVLTGDNDGVTKCICKQVGIEVENILLGSQISEMDDEELKKKVEKINVFAKLSPSQKARIVRILRENGHTVGFMGDGINDAAAMCEADVGISVDTAVDIAKESADIILLQKDLMVLEQGVIEGRRTFGNIIKYIKMTASSNFGNMLSVVIASVFLPFLPMLPIQILALNLIYDISCISIPWDNMDEDYLRKPRKWDASSIGKFMIWIGPTSSVFDILTYIIMFFIICPSVAGGHYGAPGVDNLLFISVFNTGWFVESLWSQTLVIHMIRTPKLPFIESIASLPVLAITTLSIIIGTIIPYTFLGNSLGMSRLPYTYFPWLLGIVVCYMVLATIMKSVFRKHYGELL from the coding sequence ATGAAAAAGAGAACAGAACAAAAAGTTATAAGTGAAGTTTTAATCAATGAAAGATTAATAAAAGCAAGCAAGATGAGCAAAGAAAATTTATTAAAGGAAATGAAAAATACTTTAAATGGATATAGCAAAGAAGAAGTTGAAAGAAGAATTCGTAAATATGGTAAAAATGTAATTTCACATGAAAAGGGTGATTCAGTTTTAAAAAGACTTATTGAATCCTTTGTTAATCCATTTACAGTTGTACTTTTTATTCTTGCAATAATATCAGCATTTACAGATATTATTTTACAAGCTCCAAAGGATAGGTCCTATAGCACAGTAGTAATAATAATCACAATGGTTACTATTAGTGGGATATTAAAGTTTGTTCAAGAAAGCAAATCTAATAATTCAGCTGAAAAATTAAAGGATATGATAAAAGTAGCAGCTACAGTTGAAAGAATAGGTAAAAAAGAAATTGAGCTTTCACAAATTGTACCAGGAGATATAGTTTATTTATCTGCAGGAGATATGATTCCAGCAGATGTAAGAATAATATCTTCTAAGGATTTATTTGTTAGTCAAGCTTCATTAACAGGTGAAAGTGAACCAGTTGAAAAGTTTAGTAAAGAAATAAATTCTAATATAAATAGTCCTTTAGAAAGTGCAAATCTAGGCTTTATGGGAAGTAATGTAATAAGTGGCTCTGCTATTTGTATTGTAATTTCAACTGGAGATTATACTTACTTTGGTTCTATGGCAAATAAAATTACTAATGACAAAGTTGTCACTAGTTTTGAAAAAGGAGTAAATTCAGTTTCTTGGTTATTAATTAAATTCATGATGTGCATGGTGCCAGTTGTATTTTTTGCAAATGGATTAACTAAAGGAGATTGGGGTGAATCATTTTTATTTGCATTATCAGTTGCAGTGGGTTTGACTCCAGAAATGTTACCTATGATAGTTACAACAAACCTTGCAAAGGGTGCTGTTAAAATGGCAAAGAAAAAGACTGTTGTAAAGAGTTTAAATTCAATGCAAAATTTTGGAGCTATGGATGTGCTTTGTACTGATAAAACAGGAACATTAACTGAGGATAAAATTGTATTACAATATCATCTTGATGTTCAAGGAAATGAAAATGAAAGAGTTCTTAGACATGCTTTTTTAAATAGCTTTTTCCAAACAGGATTAAAAAATCTTATGGACTTAGCAATAATAGATGAAGCTAACAAATTAAATCTTAGTTATTTAAAAGAAAAATATACTAAGGTTGATGAAATACCTTTTGATTTTAATAGAAGAAGAATGAGCGTTGTAATAAAAGATAAGAAGGGTAAAACTCAACTAATTACTAAAGGGGCAGTTGAAGAAATGCTAAAAATTTCTTCAAAGGTTGAATATAGAGGAAAAGTTGAAAGTTTAACAGAGGAAATAAAAAAAGAGATATTAGAAATAGTTGAGAGATTAAATAGTCAAGGTATGCGTGTCATTGCAGTTTCACAAAAAACTAATCCTTCTGTAGAGAGTGTTTTTTCAGCAGTTGATGAATCTAATATGGTTTTAATGGGATATCTTGCTTTTTTAGATCCACCAAAGGAATCTACATTATCTGCAATTAAAGCTCTTAATGAAAATGGAGTATCAGTAAAAGTTTTAACAGGAGATAATGATGGGGTTACAAAATGCATTTGCAAACAAGTTGGAATAGAAGTAGAAAATATTCTTTTAGGATCACAAATAAGTGAAATGGATGATGAGGAATTAAAGAAAAAAGTTGAAAAAATTAATGTTTTTGCAAAGCTTAGTCCAAGTCAAAAGGCTAGAATAGTTAGAATACTTCGTGAAAATGGACATACTGTTGGTTTTATGGGAGATGGAATTAATGATGCAGCAGCAATGTGTGAAGCAGATGTAGGAATTTCAGTGGATACAGCGGTTGATATTGCTAAAGAATCTGCAGATATAATACTTTTACAAAAGGATCTTATGGTATTAGAACAAGGGGTTATTGAAGGAAGAAGAACCTTTGGAAATATAATTAAATACATTAAAATGACTGCAAGTTCTAACTTTGGAAATATGTTATCTGTAGTTATAGCAAGTGTATTCTTACCATTCTTGCCAATGTTACCTATTCAAATACTAGCATTAAATTTAATCTATGATATTTCTTGTATTTCAATTCCATGGGATAATATGGACGAGGATTATTTAAGAAAGCCTAGAAAATGGGATGCTTCCTCAATAGGTAAGTTTATGATATGGATAGGTCCTACAAGTTCAGTTTTTGATATATTAACTTATATTATTATGTTTTTTATAATTTGTCCAAGCGTTGCAGGAGGACATTATGGTGCACCTGGCGTAGATAATTTATTATTTATTTCAGTATTTAATACAGGATGGTTTGTTGAGAGTTTATGGTCTCAAACCCTTGTTATACACATGATTCGTACTCCTAAACTTCCATTTATAGAAAGTATTGCATCATTACCAGTATTAGCAATTACAACCTTATCAATAATTATTGGAACAATTATTCCTTACACTTTTTTAGGAAATTCATTAGGCATGAGTAGATTGCCATATACTTATTTTCCTTGGTTGTTAGGAATAGTAGTATGCTATATGGTTCTTGCAACAATAATGAAGAGTGTATTTAGAAAACATTATGGAGAGTTACTATAA
- a CDS encoding pseudouridine synthase, whose amino-acid sequence MRINKLFSNFGICSRKETNKIIREGRVIVNGKPCIEGQWVELSDEILLDGKPLVPKEKIYIALNKPVGVVCTAAEEVKDNIIDYLGIDDYVFPIGRLDKDSQGLIILTNDGDLANEVLAAENNHEKEYIVTLDQPFYDDFIEKMERGVEILGQVTKPCKLKRINENTYSIILTQGLNRQIRRMSKVFGFNVVKLERIRILNITLEDIEYGKWRYINREEIEILKKLIK is encoded by the coding sequence ATGAGAATAAACAAGCTTTTTAGCAATTTTGGGATATGCTCTAGAAAAGAAACTAATAAAATTATTAGAGAGGGAAGGGTTATTGTTAATGGCAAGCCATGTATTGAGGGGCAATGGGTTGAATTAAGTGATGAAATACTTTTAGATGGAAAACCCTTAGTTCCAAAGGAAAAGATTTATATAGCACTTAATAAGCCTGTAGGAGTTGTATGTACTGCTGCAGAAGAAGTTAAGGATAATATAATAGATTACTTAGGGATAGATGATTATGTTTTTCCAATAGGAAGACTAGATAAGGACTCTCAAGGATTAATAATTTTAACTAATGATGGAGATTTAGCAAATGAAGTTTTAGCAGCAGAAAATAACCATGAAAAGGAATATATAGTAACCTTAGATCAACCTTTTTATGATGATTTTATTGAAAAGATGGAGCGTGGTGTTGAAATATTAGGACAAGTAACAAAACCTTGTAAACTAAAGAGAATAAATGAAAATACCTATTCAATAATATTAACTCAAGGGTTAAATAGACAAATAAGAAGAATGAGTAAGGTTTTTGGCTTTAATGTAGTTAAGTTAGAGAGAATTAGAATTCTTAATATAACTCTTGAAGACATAGAATATGGAAAGTGGAGATATATAAATAGGGAAGAAATTGAGATTTTAAAAAAACTTATAAAATAA
- a CDS encoding DUF3592 domain-containing protein, whose protein sequence is MKLERKNSGIIFLIFGVVFVLNALNPVMELLYIKAKGEIAEAKIVAYDFIQRSSRSGRGSSYKYIPIIEFFDGKEIVQVPVTMNSLNEELDIIGLDVKVSYLKNTPSKVIIDDKLFWLYEISNSLVVVGFFLLMVMLSQMSVETYRGRELTFNVPTKNKVIFLISGLPGVIGTFLSFYYGFITLKYNGLGFTSGTLILSLLIIGVYLLGIVNFLKIKNNYWG, encoded by the coding sequence ATGAAATTAGAAAGAAAAAATAGTGGGATAATATTTCTTATATTTGGAGTTGTTTTTGTTTTAAACGCCTTAAATCCAGTAATGGAGTTACTGTATATTAAAGCTAAGGGAGAAATTGCAGAGGCAAAAATAGTTGCATATGATTTTATTCAAAGAAGTAGCAGAAGTGGACGAGGGAGTTCTTATAAGTATATCCCTATAATTGAATTTTTTGATGGAAAGGAAATTGTACAGGTTCCTGTAACAATGAATTCCTTAAATGAAGAATTAGATATAATAGGATTAGATGTTAAGGTTAGTTACTTGAAAAATACTCCATCTAAGGTAATAATAGATGATAAACTATTTTGGTTATATGAGATATCTAATTCTTTAGTAGTTGTTGGCTTTTTTTTATTAATGGTTATGCTAAGTCAAATGTCTGTAGAAACATATAGAGGAAGAGAATTAACCTTTAATGTTCCTACAAAGAATAAAGTAATATTTTTGATTTCAGGATTGCCAGGAGTTATAGGGACATTTCTTAGTTTTTACTATGGCTTTATTACATTAAAATATAATGGGCTAGGTTTTACTTCGGGAACCTTAATATTATCTTTGTTGATAATAGGAGTATATCTATTGGGAATAGTTAATTTTCTTAAAATAAAAAATAATTATTGGGGTTAG
- a CDS encoding DEAD/DEAH box helicase, producing MNLDIFMKNLVRRTSSFTREQGKKLIKEAYVKDVKGKSIDGIYHIYGNVLNDDKNWDYNTHIKINMKNSDIIGTNCSCETFKENSKHIKNYVCKHISATNDIFYSLVRKKVQKNKLKSNNKTQLVKEKNEEHKGEEKRFLSLDINIKHMVKEGITLFNCEFRIGAGNLNLILDLKDFLYKNILKKPLKFNDGFTYNPLRDEFLEEDKRVLQFVASHKDMISGRYLRLKQNNLKDFLKLIDEKKKINFNFNSINYEVKIKKENVPVALTLKEGKEGFILSHHKKFPVLLNNLGDVMFFDRNLYLPRKRQLEYYIPIHKLFLKNNTITYKKSLESLRNLLEELKNISKNIVLDENIRVFKEKLMKTTFNLYKIEGKIYCNVKIDYCGYIIDLIRDEKDNSFLRDLKSEKYIEFQLERFKFIKREEDFCFIGNEEEIYELFSKGIKRLRELGEVLLSEELKEFKVLDSSLISSELKELSNFYKLKFDFGDFELRELRESIEAMKRGDRFYRTKKVYLDLEDPGIVNFLNLLEDLGLENIKDNEVYIDKSKVLYIQEKLKDRNLSFIKGGNVLQEIVGKLLNKEFKRKLVPRALNAELRPYQKEGFKWINEITDLGFGGVLADDMGLGKTLQIIAFLLSQKKSKSIVVVPTSVIYNWMDEFEKFAPSIRVGLVHGSKSKRDKVLRDFKRGLGIKIEEENLKEKSYEKYDVLLTTYGTLKNDEKAYENLSFDYCIIDEAQNIKNPSAQATLSVKNIKSRCNIALTGTPIENNLMELWSIFDFVMPGYLFTKERFRERFILDESNLSELKSLITPFILRRLKEDVLSELPEKLEKKYLVEMKGKQKQLYSFYVKAIKNQLNENKSSEKSGRDKINLFAYLTKLREICLDPSLVVPDYTGESSKLTVVKEIVKDASESGKKILLFSQFTSVLQKIEEDFKKEDISYLYLDGGTSAKDRVERVKKFNEDSNIKVFLISLKAGGVGLNLTSASVVIHFDPWWNPAVEDQATDRAHRFGQENKVEVIKLVAKDTIEEKIVLMQEDKRELIQSLMDGKTMDGKGLKRLTEEEISKLFE from the coding sequence TTGAACTTAGATATTTTTATGAAGAACTTAGTAAGGCGAACTTCCAGTTTTACTAGAGAACAAGGTAAAAAGTTAATTAAGGAAGCATATGTTAAAGATGTTAAGGGTAAGAGCATAGATGGAATTTATCATATTTATGGGAATGTATTAAATGATGATAAAAACTGGGACTATAATACACATATAAAAATAAATATGAAAAATAGTGATATTATTGGTACTAATTGTAGTTGTGAAACCTTTAAAGAGAATAGTAAACATATAAAAAATTATGTATGTAAGCACATTTCAGCAACTAATGATATTTTTTATTCTTTAGTAAGGAAAAAGGTACAAAAGAATAAATTAAAAAGTAATAATAAAACTCAATTGGTTAAAGAGAAAAATGAGGAACATAAAGGAGAAGAAAAGAGATTTTTATCCTTAGATATAAATATTAAGCACATGGTAAAAGAGGGAATTACTTTATTTAACTGTGAGTTTAGAATTGGTGCAGGAAATTTAAATTTAATACTGGATTTAAAAGATTTTTTATATAAAAATATCTTGAAAAAGCCTTTGAAATTTAATGATGGGTTTACTTATAATCCATTAAGAGATGAATTTTTAGAAGAAGATAAAAGAGTTCTTCAATTTGTAGCAAGCCATAAGGATATGATAAGTGGAAGATATTTAAGGCTTAAACAAAATAATTTAAAGGATTTTCTAAAATTAATTGATGAAAAAAAGAAAATAAATTTTAATTTTAACTCAATTAATTATGAGGTTAAGATTAAAAAAGAAAATGTTCCAGTAGCTCTCACTTTAAAGGAAGGTAAAGAGGGATTTATATTAAGTCACCATAAGAAATTCCCTGTTCTTTTAAATAACTTAGGAGATGTGATGTTTTTTGATAGAAATTTATATCTTCCAAGGAAGAGGCAGTTAGAATACTACATTCCAATTCATAAGTTATTTTTGAAAAATAACACAATCACATATAAGAAGAGCTTAGAGAGTCTAAGAAACCTATTAGAAGAACTTAAAAACATAAGCAAGAATATAGTTCTAGATGAAAATATTAGAGTTTTTAAAGAAAAGCTTATGAAAACAACCTTTAATTTATATAAAATTGAGGGAAAAATTTATTGTAATGTAAAAATTGATTATTGTGGATACATAATTGATTTAATAAGAGATGAAAAAGATAATAGCTTTTTAAGAGATTTAAAAAGTGAGAAATATATAGAATTTCAACTTGAAAGATTTAAGTTCATAAAGAGAGAAGAAGATTTTTGTTTTATAGGAAATGAAGAGGAAATATATGAGCTTTTCTCTAAGGGAATTAAGAGGCTTAGAGAACTTGGAGAAGTTTTATTATCAGAGGAACTTAAGGAGTTTAAGGTTTTAGATTCATCCCTTATTTCATCAGAACTTAAAGAGCTTAGTAATTTCTATAAGCTTAAGTTTGACTTTGGAGATTTTGAATTAAGAGAACTTAGAGAAAGCATAGAGGCTATGAAAAGGGGAGACCGCTTTTATAGAACTAAGAAGGTTTATTTAGATTTAGAGGATCCTGGTATAGTAAACTTTTTAAATCTTCTAGAGGATTTAGGACTAGAAAATATAAAAGATAATGAAGTCTATATAGATAAGAGCAAGGTTTTATATATTCAAGAAAAATTAAAGGATAGAAATCTCTCCTTTATAAAAGGGGGAAATGTTCTTCAAGAAATAGTAGGAAAGCTTCTAAATAAAGAATTTAAGAGAAAGCTTGTTCCAAGGGCTTTAAATGCAGAGCTTAGACCTTATCAAAAAGAGGGCTTTAAATGGATTAATGAAATTACTGATTTAGGTTTTGGTGGAGTTTTAGCAGATGATATGGGACTTGGTAAAACCCTTCAAATAATAGCTTTTTTATTATCTCAGAAAAAAAGCAAAAGCATAGTAGTTGTTCCAACCTCTGTTATATATAACTGGATGGATGAGTTTGAAAAGTTTGCTCCAAGTATAAGGGTTGGATTAGTTCACGGTAGTAAATCTAAGAGGGATAAGGTTTTAAGAGATTTTAAAAGAGGACTTGGTATTAAGATAGAAGAGGAGAATTTAAAAGAAAAATCCTATGAAAAATATGATGTTTTATTAACTACCTATGGAACCTTAAAGAATGATGAAAAAGCTTATGAAAACTTAAGTTTTGATTATTGCATAATAGATGAGGCTCAGAACATAAAGAATCCATCAGCACAAGCAACTTTATCTGTTAAAAATATTAAATCAAGATGCAATATTGCCTTAACAGGAACTCCTATAGAGAATAATTTAATGGAGCTTTGGTCAATATTTGATTTTGTTATGCCTGGATATTTATTTACTAAGGAGAGATTTAGAGAAAGATTTATTTTAGATGAAAGCAATTTAAGTGAATTAAAATCTTTAATAACTCCTTTTATTTTAAGAAGACTTAAGGAAGATGTTTTAAGTGAACTTCCAGAAAAACTTGAGAAAAAATACTTAGTAGAAATGAAAGGAAAACAAAAACAGTTATATAGTTTCTATGTAAAGGCAATAAAGAATCAATTAAATGAAAATAAAAGTTCTGAAAAGAGTGGAAGAGATAAAATTAATCTATTTGCCTATTTGACAAAATTAAGAGAAATTTGTTTAGATCCTTCACTAGTTGTACCAGATTATACTGGAGAAAGTAGTAAGCTTACTGTGGTAAAAGAAATTGTAAAAGATGCTAGTGAATCAGGAAAGAAGATTTTACTATTTTCTCAATTTACTTCAGTACTACAAAAAATAGAAGAGGACTTTAAAAAAGAGGATATTTCTTATTTATACTTAGATGGAGGAACTTCTGCTAAGGATAGAGTAGAGAGAGTTAAAAAATTCAATGAGGATAGTAATATTAAAGTGTTTTTAATATCTCTAAAGGCTGGGGGAGTTGGACTAAATTTAACCTCTGCCAGTGTGGTTATACATTTTGATCCTTGGTGGAATCCAGCCGTAGAAGACCAAGCTACAGATAGAGCACATAGATTTGGACAAGAAAATAAAGTTGAAGTTATAAAGTTAGTTGCAAAGGATACTATTGAGGAAAAAATAGTATTAATGCAGGAGGATAAAAGAGAACTTATTCAAAGTTTAATGGATGGAAAAACTATGGATGGTAAGGGATTAAAACGCCTTACGGAAGAAGAAATTAGTAAATTATTTGAGTAA
- a CDS encoding FAD-dependent oxidoreductase: MNKYEYIIIGFGKGGKTLAGYLGKLGKKVAIIEKSDKMYGGTCINVGCIPTKTLVHKAKVSLYKGLNTFEEKAREYRKAIEEKNSLIEALRNKNYNMLNNNENVDVFNGTASFISNTEVLINSEKEDIILEGEKIFINTGATTIIPNIQGIKSSSKIYNSTTIMELKELPKHLVIVGGGYIGLEFASIYASFGSKVTVIEDFDRIAGREDEDISKSIKEILEKKGIEFLLGSKVKSFEEIHGEVEVSYENSLGKLNKIKGDAVLIAIGRKPNTEELNLEAAGVKVTDRGAVAVNNKLKTNVPNIWAIGDVNGGPQFTYISLDDFRIIKDNLFGEGKRSTDDRKFIPYSVFIEPNLSRVGLSEKEALEKGFEIKTAKLDVNTIPRAKVIGETEGMMKAIVDVKTNKILGCTLLCAESAEIINIVTLAMKADEDYTFLRDNIFTHPTMSEALNDLFSLI, translated from the coding sequence ATGAATAAATATGAATATATTATAATAGGATTTGGAAAAGGTGGGAAAACACTTGCTGGTTACTTAGGAAAACTAGGTAAAAAGGTTGCTATAATAGAAAAATCAGATAAGATGTATGGTGGAACATGTATAAATGTTGGATGTATTCCTACAAAAACTTTAGTACATAAAGCAAAAGTGTCCTTATACAAAGGGTTAAATACCTTTGAAGAAAAGGCAAGAGAGTATAGAAAAGCTATAGAAGAAAAAAATTCTTTAATAGAAGCTTTAAGAAATAAAAATTATAATATGCTAAATAATAATGAAAATGTAGATGTATTTAACGGAACAGCTTCATTTATTTCAAATACAGAAGTCCTTATTAATAGTGAAAAAGAAGATATAATTTTAGAGGGAGAAAAAATCTTTATAAATACAGGGGCTACTACTATAATTCCTAATATACAAGGAATAAAAAGTAGCAGTAAAATATATAACAGTACTACCATAATGGAATTAAAAGAATTACCAAAACATTTAGTTATAGTTGGCGGTGGATATATTGGATTAGAATTTGCATCAATTTATGCAAGTTTTGGCTCAAAAGTAACAGTAATAGAGGATTTTGATAGAATTGCTGGTAGAGAAGATGAGGATATTTCTAAAAGTATAAAAGAGATTCTAGAGAAAAAAGGAATTGAATTCTTATTAGGATCAAAAGTTAAATCTTTTGAAGAAATACATGGAGAAGTTGAAGTTTCTTATGAAAATAGCTTAGGTAAGTTAAATAAAATTAAAGGAGATGCAGTTTTAATAGCTATAGGTAGAAAACCAAATACTGAAGAATTAAATTTAGAGGCTGCAGGTGTTAAAGTAACAGATAGAGGTGCTGTAGCAGTTAATAATAAACTAAAAACAAATGTCCCTAATATCTGGGCTATTGGAGATGTTAATGGTGGTCCTCAATTTACATATATATCTTTAGATGATTTTAGAATTATAAAAGACAATTTATTTGGAGAAGGAAAGAGAAGTACTGATGATAGAAAATTTATTCCATACTCAGTATTTATTGAACCAAACTTATCTAGAGTTGGATTAAGTGAAAAAGAAGCTTTAGAAAAAGGCTTTGAAATAAAAACTGCTAAATTAGATGTTAATACTATTCCAAGGGCAAAAGTTATTGGAGAAACTGAAGGAATGATGAAAGCTATAGTAGATGTAAAGACAAATAAGATATTAGGTTGCACACTTTTATGTGCAGAATCAGCTGAAATAATAAATATAGTTACCTTAGCCATGAAAGCTGATGAAGACTATACTTTCTTAAGAGATAATATATTTACTCATCCAACTATGAGTGAAGCTTTAAATGATTTATTTTCATTAATTTAG
- a CDS encoding cation diffusion facilitator family transporter: MESRYCEANKVTIISILWNIVLAIIKISAGIIGKSNAMIADGAHSASDIISSVGVLIGNKIASIPKDKGHNYGHEKAETLVSFLLAILLVILSIKIGYNGVYSLFHLNEVQIPTTFPLVVSVISILIKEYQYRITIKVAKKTNSPALKADAWHHRSDALSSVAAFIGIGGAILGFKSLDSIASIVVALFIAKVGIEILIGSANELMDISIDEEKEKEIKTIVDEVEGIKSLREIRTRKYGAMAYVDLVICVDKDISVFEGHRIASDLENLILKKMKFIKGVTVHVEPLI, encoded by the coding sequence ATGGAGTCAAGATATTGTGAAGCTAATAAAGTAACAATTATATCTATATTATGGAATATAGTTTTAGCTATAATCAAAATATCAGCAGGTATAATAGGAAAGTCTAATGCTATGATAGCAGATGGTGCACATTCAGCATCAGATATTATAAGCTCTGTAGGAGTATTAATTGGAAATAAAATAGCAAGCATACCAAAGGATAAGGGACATAATTATGGACATGAAAAAGCTGAAACTTTAGTCTCTTTTTTATTAGCTATCCTACTAGTAATTTTATCTATAAAGATTGGGTATAATGGGGTTTATTCACTTTTTCATTTAAATGAAGTGCAAATTCCAACAACTTTTCCTTTAGTTGTATCAGTTATATCTATTCTTATAAAGGAATATCAGTATAGAATTACTATTAAGGTAGCTAAGAAGACAAATTCACCAGCATTAAAGGCTGATGCATGGCATCATAGGTCAGATGCATTATCATCAGTTGCAGCTTTTATAGGAATAGGTGGAGCTATTTTAGGGTTTAAATCACTAGATTCCATAGCATCAATAGTTGTTGCTCTTTTTATAGCAAAGGTAGGAATTGAAATTTTAATAGGTTCAGCAAATGAGCTTATGGATATTTCTATTGATGAGGAGAAGGAAAAGGAAATAAAAACTATAGTAGATGAAGTTGAAGGAATTAAGTCTTTAAGAGAGATTAGAACAAGAAAGTATGGGGCTATGGCTTATGTAGATTTAGTAATATGTGTTGATAAAGATATTTCAGTTTTTGAGGGACATAGGATTGCTAGTGATTTAGAGAATCTAATATTAAAAAAAATGAAATTTATTAAAGGTGTTACTGTTCATGTTGAACCTTTAATATAA